A genomic region of Coriobacteriaceae bacterium contains the following coding sequences:
- the metA gene encoding homoserine O-succinyltransferase → MPIKIPNALPATEVLEGENIFVMTETRAMTQDIRSLHVLLLNLMPDKVKTETQIARVLSNSPLQVELELMHTKSHAAANTSPDHMLAFYKTFDEIRERKFDGMIITGAPVEDLDFEDVDYWDELCEIMEWSKEHVTSTFHICWGAQAALYYHYGIPKYQLEQRVHGVFEHTVDRKSSMLLRGADDTFWAPHSRNTENRLEDIEAVPELRVIATSREVGPYALMTDNGAQVFIMGHPEYDGRTLGEEYRRDLDAGKNPALPAHYYPHDDVTKLPIKRWRAHANLLYSNWLNYYVYQTTPYDFITLG, encoded by the coding sequence ATGCCTATCAAGATTCCCAATGCCCTTCCCGCAACCGAGGTTTTGGAAGGCGAGAACATCTTCGTCATGACCGAGACCCGCGCCATGACACAGGACATACGTTCGCTCCATGTCCTCTTGCTCAACCTCATGCCCGATAAGGTAAAGACCGAAACGCAAATCGCGCGCGTGCTCTCCAACTCGCCTCTGCAAGTGGAGCTCGAGCTCATGCATACGAAGAGCCATGCGGCAGCCAATACGTCACCAGACCATATGCTCGCCTTCTACAAGACCTTCGACGAGATACGCGAGCGCAAGTTCGATGGCATGATCATCACGGGTGCCCCCGTCGAGGACCTCGATTTCGAGGATGTCGACTACTGGGATGAGCTTTGCGAGATTATGGAATGGAGCAAGGAACACGTCACGAGCACGTTCCACATCTGCTGGGGTGCGCAAGCTGCGCTCTATTACCATTATGGCATTCCCAAGTACCAGCTCGAGCAGCGTGTGCATGGCGTTTTCGAGCATACGGTCGATCGCAAGTCATCGATGCTCCTGCGTGGTGCTGATGACACGTTCTGGGCGCCGCATTCCCGCAATACCGAAAACCGTCTCGAAGACATCGAGGCAGTGCCCGAGTTGCGCGTCATCGCGACTTCGCGCGAGGTTGGTCCCTATGCGCTCATGACCGACAACGGCGCGCAGGTTTTCATCATGGGACATCCCGAATACGATGGTCGCACGCTGGGGGAGGAATACCGACGTGATCTTGACGCCGGCAAGAATCCGGCCCTGCCTGCGCACTATTATCCGCACGATGATGTGACCAAGTTGCCCATCAAGCGCTGGCGCGCGCACGCCAATCTGCTCTACAGCAATTGGCTCAACTATTACGTCTACCAGACCACGCCCTACGACTTCATCACGCTGGGTTAG